One genomic region from Methanomassiliicoccales archaeon encodes:
- a CDS encoding chemotaxis protein CheW codes for MKNDNTPSLEEQEAPMDRSESSRREETKKDMLDQKVAPSQTEKHSILRARARILARKPAQEVTANDLIVVIEFRLGSETYAIESAFVRKVYQLKDYTPLPGTPNFVLGIINVRGQIFSVVDLSRFFNIPRRGLGELNKVIIIRNEEMEFGILADTVLGTRQISLKAIQALPPTVTGIGAEYLKGVTAERVIVIDAKKILGDEKVMVDEESEKP; via the coding sequence TTGAAAAATGACAACACCCCCTCCCTTGAGGAGCAAGAAGCGCCCATGGATAGGAGCGAATCTAGCCGCCGCGAGGAAACGAAGAAAGATATGCTCGATCAAAAAGTTGCGCCGTCTCAAACAGAAAAACACAGCATTCTACGGGCGCGCGCCCGCATCCTAGCTCGGAAACCGGCTCAGGAAGTGACAGCGAATGATCTAATCGTTGTCATCGAGTTCCGTCTTGGATCCGAAACATATGCCATCGAGTCCGCATTCGTCAGGAAAGTATATCAATTGAAAGATTACACCCCGCTACCGGGGACTCCAAACTTCGTGCTGGGTATCATCAATGTGCGGGGACAGATTTTCTCTGTCGTGGATCTCTCGAGATTTTTCAACATCCCTAGGAGGGGCCTAGGCGAGCTGAACAAAGTCATCATCATCCGCAACGAAGAGATGGAGTTCGGAATATTGGCAGATACCGTACTTGGGACGCGACAGATTTCGCTCAAAGCCATCCAGGCATTGCCACCTACCGTTACCGGCATCGGCGCTGAGTATCTGAAGGGGGTCACGGCGGAACGGGTCATCGTCATAGACGCAAAAAAGATACTAGGCGACGAGAAGGTCATGGTGGATGAAGAGTCAGAAAAACCGTGA